From the Candidatus Atribacteria bacterium genome, the window CTTTGATTCTTCTTTCGTAATTATTCCTTTCCTGCTCGATCTGTTCTTTAATTTTTGTTCCTTTGGATGAAAGAGATAAAACAAATGATCTTCTGTCTTCTGAGTTAGTCATCCTTATTAAATATTTTTTTCTCACCAGTCCATCTATTATCCGGCTACTCCGGGAAGGAGATAGACCCATCTTTTTAGACAAAACATTACAAGTTATTCTTTCTGCAGTTTTAATTTCCATGACCGCCTTGTATTCTGCTAAAGAAACATTGCATAGAGTTCGAATT encodes:
- a CDS encoding MarR family transcriptional regulator translates to MMEKNLVDLIIELKKGCLEDERQIRTLCNVSLAEYKAVMEIKTAERITCNVLSKKMGLSPSRSSRIIDGLVRKKYLIRMTNSEDRRSFVLSLSSKGTKIKEQIEQERNNYERRIKEKLSIEELELIREGLELIIKIFRQE